The Halobaculum magnesiiphilum genome contains the following window.
TGGAGGAGCTCGCGGGCGAGCGGACGCCCTACGAGCGGGGCGAGACGATCCAGTGGGAGGCGTTCGACGGGGGCGAGCAGCTCGTGTTCGACGACATCACCGAGATCGACGACGACGTGCCACGTTCGGGTACCGGGAGCATGCTCGTCGCGCCGCTGGGCGAGCACGGCGTGCTCACCCTCGGATCGACGACCGAGGGGGGGATCGACCCCGCCGACGTGGAGCTGGCGCGGGTGCTCGCGGCGAACGTGGAGGCGGCGATGGACCGCGCGCGGCGGCGGGCGACGCTGGCCGAGCGAACCGAGTCGCTGCGGCGCAAGAACGAGCGCCTCGACGAGTTCGCCGCGATCGTGAGTCACGACCTCCGCAACCCGCTGAACGTCGCGCGTGGGTACGTGGACCTGGCGATCGAGGAGGACGACACCGAGCACCTCCCCGCGGCCGCCGAGGCGCTCGATCGGATGGACGACCTCGTGGACGCGACGCTGTCGCTGGCCCGACAGGGGCACACCGTCGAGGAGACGGAGGAAACGGATCTCGGTCGGCTCGCGCGGGAGGCGTGGGCGGTCGTCGACGCGCCCGGGGCGACGCTGTCCGTCGAGGACGCGCCCGTCGTCACGGCCGACCCGGAGCGACTGCGGACGCTGCTGGAGAACTGCCTGCGCAACGCCGTCGACCACGCCGGTCCCGAAGTGACCGTGGAGGTCGGCGCGACCGCGGACGGCTTCTTCGTCGCCGACGACGGTCCCGGGATCCCCGAGGGGGACCGCGAGAAGGCGTTCGACCGCGGGTACACGACCGCGGACGACGGCACGGGCTTCGGGCTCGCGATCGTCGCCGACATCGCCCGCGCCCACGGCTGGACGGTGGGTGTCGCCGAAAGCGCCGACGGCGGCCTCCGGCTGACGTTCGACGGCTCCCGGTAGTGACGTTCTACTGCTCCCGGTAGTGACGGTCGACGGTCCCCGGTAGCGACGGTCGACGGCTCCCGTTAGCCATAAGCGCGCGCCGCGAATCCGTCCGGGTATGCGCTACTACGAGGCGGCGAACTTCCTCTTCGACCTCCGGCGCTTTCAGGTCAAGCCGGGCACCGAGTCGGTGCGCGACCTGTTGGCGCATCTGGGCGACCCCCACGAGGGGATCGACTTCGTCCAGGTCGCGGGGTCGAACGGGAAGGGGAGCGTCGCCCGGATGGTGGAGTCCGTCCTCCGCGAGGAGGGCCGCCGCGTCGGCCTCTACACCTCCCCGCACTTCGAGGACGTCCGCGAGCGCGTCCGCGTCGACGGGCGATCGATCCCGAAGGCGGAGGTCGCGG
Protein-coding sequences here:
- a CDS encoding sensor histidine kinase, translated to MTEDVTPIDASATAPSTSVRLANLHEATRSMMLAESREGVARTAATAATDVLGFPLNTVRLYDPESDRLMPTAVSDGVEELAGERTPYERGETIQWEAFDGGEQLVFDDITEIDDDVPRSGTGSMLVAPLGEHGVLTLGSTTEGGIDPADVELARVLAANVEAAMDRARRRATLAERTESLRRKNERLDEFAAIVSHDLRNPLNVARGYVDLAIEEDDTEHLPAAAEALDRMDDLVDATLSLARQGHTVEETEETDLGRLAREAWAVVDAPGATLSVEDAPVVTADPERLRTLLENCLRNAVDHAGPEVTVEVGATADGFFVADDGPGIPEGDREKAFDRGYTTADDGTGFGLAIVADIARAHGWTVGVAESADGGLRLTFDGSR